A single genomic interval of Noviherbaspirillum cavernae harbors:
- a CDS encoding HAD-IIIA family hydrolase, which yields MTRKQFDLIVFDWDGTLMDSTATIVKCIQAAAKDLGLPIPDNKAASHVIGLGLQDAMEAALPGLDPRHYPRIVERYRYHYLSKDKGLALFEGVREMLTELSQQGYFLAVATGKSRVGLNRALDAANLLSVFDATRCADETFSKPHPAMLQELTRELGQDIQRTVMIGDTTHDLQMAINAGAAGIAVQYGAHPAHELETLNPIYAANSVPELHAWLNENA from the coding sequence ATGACAAGAAAGCAATTTGATTTAATCGTATTCGACTGGGATGGCACCTTGATGGACAGCACGGCGACCATTGTCAAGTGCATCCAGGCTGCGGCCAAGGACCTCGGGCTGCCAATTCCGGACAACAAGGCCGCGTCGCATGTCATCGGCCTCGGCTTGCAGGACGCCATGGAAGCAGCACTGCCGGGACTGGATCCCAGGCATTACCCGCGCATCGTCGAACGCTATCGCTATCATTACCTCAGCAAGGACAAGGGTCTTGCCCTTTTTGAGGGGGTGCGCGAAATGCTGACCGAACTGTCGCAGCAGGGATATTTTCTCGCGGTCGCGACCGGAAAGAGCCGGGTCGGCTTGAATCGGGCACTGGATGCGGCGAATCTGTTATCGGTCTTCGATGCCACTCGCTGCGCGGATGAAACCTTTTCGAAGCCGCATCCCGCGATGCTGCAGGAATTGACCCGTGAATTGGGACAAGACATTCAGCGTACCGTCATGATCGGCGATACCACCCACGATCTGCAGATGGCGATCAATGCCGGTGCTGCGGGAATCGCGGTGCAATATGGTGCCCATCCTGCGCATGAATTGGAAACGCTGAATCCGATCTATGCGGCCAATTCGGTCCCTGAACTCCATGCCTGGCTGAACGAGAATGCGTAA
- a CDS encoding hemolysin family protein translates to MEIAILFGLILLNGAFAMAEIALITARKMRLQKMAEDGDGSAAAAIQLGEDPNRFLSTVQIGITSIGVLNGIVGQATLAEPFSLWLQNIGVPESASGYLSTGLVVVSITYFSIVLGELVPKRLGQISPEPIARLVARPMLWMSAITKPFVKLLSGSTQLVLRSFGVTANSAPAMTEEEIHLMLAEGSESGVIEHHEHQMVRNVFRLDDRQIATLMVPRGEIEYLDIDGSFEENLKRLERSSHSRFPVVRGGWDEVMGVATARQFLTQTLRGETPRLADHLQPPVFLPESLTGMELLENFKNSGVQLAFIVDEYGEVQGIVTLQDVLEAITGEFKTTEADDAWAVQRDDGSWLLDGLIPVPELKDRLGLKQVPEEDRGRYNTLSGMMMLLLGKLPQTADRCEWEGWTFEIVDLDGKRIDKVLAARTQEAAEEFLPPVSAE, encoded by the coding sequence ATGGAAATAGCGATACTGTTCGGCCTGATACTCCTGAATGGCGCATTTGCCATGGCGGAGATAGCACTGATCACCGCGCGCAAGATGCGGCTGCAAAAAATGGCGGAAGATGGCGATGGTTCCGCAGCTGCTGCGATACAACTTGGCGAAGATCCCAACCGTTTTCTCTCGACGGTGCAGATCGGCATCACATCGATCGGCGTGCTCAACGGTATCGTGGGCCAAGCGACGCTTGCGGAACCCTTCAGTCTCTGGCTGCAGAACATTGGCGTTCCGGAATCGGCATCCGGCTACCTCTCAACAGGCCTGGTCGTGGTGAGCATCACGTATTTTTCGATCGTGCTGGGAGAGCTTGTGCCCAAGCGTCTGGGACAGATCAGCCCGGAGCCCATTGCGCGCCTGGTTGCAAGACCAATGCTCTGGATGTCGGCAATCACGAAACCTTTCGTGAAGCTGCTGTCGGGGTCGACCCAACTGGTATTGCGCAGTTTCGGCGTGACTGCAAACAGCGCACCGGCCATGACGGAAGAGGAAATCCACCTGATGCTGGCGGAAGGATCGGAGTCAGGTGTGATCGAACACCATGAGCATCAAATGGTGCGCAATGTGTTTCGTCTCGATGACCGCCAGATCGCGACACTGATGGTGCCGCGCGGCGAGATCGAGTATCTCGACATCGACGGTTCGTTTGAAGAAAATCTGAAGCGCCTGGAACGGAGCAGTCATTCGCGCTTCCCCGTGGTGCGTGGCGGCTGGGATGAGGTAATGGGGGTGGCCACGGCGCGCCAGTTCCTTACCCAGACCCTGCGCGGAGAAACCCCCAGGCTTGCCGACCATTTGCAGCCGCCGGTATTTCTGCCGGAGTCGCTGACAGGAATGGAGCTGCTTGAGAATTTCAAGAATTCCGGCGTGCAGCTTGCATTCATCGTGGATGAGTACGGCGAGGTGCAAGGCATCGTGACCTTGCAAGACGTGCTGGAAGCCATTACCGGCGAGTTCAAGACGACGGAGGCGGACGATGCCTGGGCCGTGCAGCGCGATGACGGCTCGTGGCTGCTGGATGGCTTGATCCCGGTGCCGGAGCTGAAGGACCGACTCGGTCTGAAGCAGGTCCCGGAAGAGGACAGGGGGCGTTACAACACCCTGAGCGGAATGATGATGCTGTTGCTGGGAAAACTCCCGCAAACGGCGGACCGCTGTGAATGGGAAGGATGGACCTTCGAAATTGTCGATCTCGACGGCAAGCGGATCGACAAGGTGCTGGCAGCGCGGACCCAGGAAGCTGCGGAAGAATTCCTGCCGCCTGTGTCGGCAGAATGA
- a CDS encoding Rne/Rng family ribonuclease — translation MKRMLFNATQQEELRVAIVDGQKLIDIDIETTGREQRKSNIYKGVITRIEPSLEACFVNYGEERHGFLPFKEVARSYFREGVDVRNCTIKDALREGQEIMVQVEKEERGNKGAALTSFVSLAGRYLVLMPNNPRGGGVSRRVEGEDRQELREAMDKLELPSGMSVIARTAGIGRSVDELQWDLNYLMQLWRAIEGAGQSSSGAFLIYQESSLVIRAIRDYFQPDIGEILIDTDDIYEQAQQFMSHVMPDMVHRVKRYRDDVPLFSRFQIEHQIETAYSRTVPLPSGGAIVIDHTEALVSIDVNSARATRGSDIETTALNTNLEAADEVARQLRLRDLGGLIVIDFIDMENAKNQREVETRLKDALRYDRARVQMGKISRFGLMELSRQRLRPSLSEGSHVTCPRCNGTGHIRDTESSALQVLRIIQEEAMKENSAAIHVQAPVDVAAFLLNEKRGEILKIETRHRVTVILIPNKHLETPHYKLERIKHDDPRLEDAHASYAMVEEAETDIGYNKRQKEELKPRQEAMVKGITPDQPAPIVERKPVEAAPVVMPVVEPEQQGFFSRMFGFFRKKAVTPVAAPAPTAEEKPQAPRDRGDRNGRSQQRGRGRGRGGRDRNEERDVTRTEARGDAAKQAQPAAAEVQQAPRQPRPPRENRDNESRSEGRRDRTERQQRQREERKPAVVEETAASEAAAAAIAAVAVAPVPPVAPLVTSEPEGSEQMAINLADGETTEQGEERRRRRRRGGRNRNRRDREGGEAVAAAEGMEDSEAAGAQTVTGQLEIAEVAQSAVVVEKAEVLAVSAADAAEAPARKEAEAVAQEGSVEPAPAAPVQAVLEPQHIAVPTAEQPQSVMPAVAVEAIPAAPVSAEAEAILAAPVPVAADSLHDVLAAAGLTLAVTDPEKLSAAQEAAARIVPVPRVPRERKPLPPSSSEPLVQVETRH, via the coding sequence ATGAAACGTATGTTGTTCAACGCCACGCAGCAGGAAGAACTGCGCGTGGCGATTGTTGACGGGCAAAAGCTCATCGACATTGATATCGAAACAACCGGACGCGAACAGCGCAAGTCCAATATCTACAAAGGGGTCATTACTCGCATCGAACCATCGCTCGAAGCCTGTTTCGTCAATTACGGCGAAGAGCGTCACGGCTTTCTGCCTTTCAAGGAGGTGGCGCGCAGCTATTTCCGCGAGGGTGTGGACGTCCGCAATTGCACCATCAAGGATGCGTTGCGTGAAGGCCAGGAAATCATGGTCCAAGTGGAGAAGGAAGAGCGTGGCAACAAGGGCGCGGCACTGACCTCCTTCGTCTCGCTGGCGGGCCGCTATCTCGTATTGATGCCGAACAATCCGCGCGGCGGCGGGGTTTCCCGCCGGGTCGAAGGCGAAGACCGCCAGGAATTGCGCGAGGCGATGGACAAGCTCGAACTGCCTTCCGGCATGTCGGTCATTGCCCGTACTGCCGGCATCGGCCGCAGCGTCGATGAGCTGCAATGGGACTTGAACTACCTGATGCAACTGTGGCGCGCCATCGAAGGCGCGGGCCAGTCTTCTTCCGGCGCGTTCCTGATTTACCAGGAATCCTCGCTGGTAATCCGCGCGATCCGCGATTATTTCCAGCCTGATATCGGCGAAATCCTGATCGACACTGACGACATCTACGAACAGGCCCAGCAATTCATGAGCCACGTGATGCCGGACATGGTGCATCGGGTCAAGCGCTACCGCGATGACGTGCCGCTGTTCTCACGTTTCCAGATCGAACACCAGATCGAAACCGCGTATTCCCGCACTGTGCCGTTGCCTTCCGGCGGCGCGATCGTCATCGACCATACCGAAGCGCTGGTATCGATCGACGTCAATTCGGCACGCGCCACGCGCGGCAGCGATATCGAAACCACCGCGCTGAACACGAATCTCGAAGCCGCCGATGAAGTCGCACGGCAACTGCGTCTGCGTGACTTGGGCGGTCTGATCGTGATCGATTTCATCGACATGGAGAACGCCAAGAATCAGCGCGAGGTCGAAACTCGCCTGAAGGATGCGCTGCGCTATGACCGCGCCCGCGTTCAAATGGGCAAGATTTCCCGCTTCGGCCTGATGGAACTGTCACGCCAGCGCCTGCGCCCGTCCCTGTCCGAAGGCAGCCACGTCACCTGCCCGCGCTGCAACGGCACAGGTCATATCCGCGATACCGAGTCTTCCGCATTGCAAGTCCTGCGCATCATCCAGGAAGAAGCGATGAAGGAGAACTCCGCAGCGATCCACGTCCAGGCACCTGTGGATGTTGCTGCCTTCCTGCTCAATGAGAAGCGCGGCGAGATCCTGAAGATCGAGACGCGTCATCGGGTGACTGTCATCCTGATCCCGAACAAGCACCTCGAAACCCCGCATTACAAGCTGGAACGCATCAAGCATGACGATCCGCGCCTGGAAGATGCTCACGCGAGCTACGCCATGGTAGAGGAAGCGGAAACCGACATCGGCTACAACAAGCGTCAAAAGGAAGAGCTGAAACCGCGCCAGGAAGCCATGGTCAAAGGCATCACGCCTGATCAGCCTGCGCCGATCGTGGAGCGCAAGCCGGTTGAGGCTGCTCCGGTTGTGATGCCGGTCGTCGAACCCGAGCAGCAAGGCTTCTTCAGCCGGATGTTCGGATTCTTCCGCAAGAAGGCGGTAACGCCGGTCGCAGCGCCGGCCCCCACGGCAGAAGAAAAGCCGCAAGCGCCGCGTGACCGTGGCGATCGTAACGGCCGCAGCCAGCAACGTGGCCGCGGACGCGGACGCGGCGGGCGCGACAGGAATGAAGAGCGTGACGTCACGCGCACCGAAGCCCGAGGAGATGCAGCGAAACAAGCGCAACCTGCCGCTGCCGAAGTGCAGCAAGCGCCGCGCCAGCCTCGCCCGCCCCGCGAGAATCGCGACAATGAATCCCGCAGCGAAGGTCGCCGCGATCGCACTGAACGGCAACAACGCCAGCGCGAGGAGCGGAAACCGGCAGTAGTGGAAGAAACCGCTGCCAGCGAGGCCGCTGCAGCAGCAATAGCGGCGGTCGCAGTCGCGCCGGTGCCACCGGTTGCGCCGCTGGTGACGTCAGAACCGGAAGGCTCCGAGCAGATGGCGATCAACCTTGCTGATGGCGAAACAACCGAGCAAGGCGAGGAGCGTCGTCGTCGTCGTCGCCGTGGCGGCCGTAACCGTAACCGCCGCGATCGCGAGGGCGGAGAAGCGGTGGCAGCGGCCGAGGGCATGGAAGATAGCGAAGCTGCCGGTGCTCAGACGGTAACCGGACAACTCGAAATCGCCGAAGTAGCGCAATCAGCTGTCGTCGTGGAAAAGGCGGAAGTGCTTGCTGTCTCGGCGGCAGATGCGGCGGAAGCCCCGGCCCGGAAAGAAGCCGAAGCTGTGGCACAGGAAGGATCAGTCGAGCCTGCACCTGCCGCGCCCGTGCAGGCGGTTTTGGAACCGCAGCACATTGCTGTGCCGACCGCAGAACAGCCGCAATCGGTTATGCCGGCAGTTGCAGTCGAAGCAATTCCTGCAGCTCCGGTATCCGCCGAGGCTGAAGCCATACTGGCTGCGCCAGTACCTGTGGCAGCGGACAGTCTGCACGATGTGCTGGCCGCCGCGGGCCTCACTCTGGCTGTCACCGATCCGGAAAAGCTGAGTGCTGCGCAAGAAGCCGCTGCACGAATCGTTCCGGTTCCTCGTGTGCCGCGCGAGCGCAAGCCGTTGCCGCCGTCGTCGTCCGAACCACTGGTTCAAGTCGAAACGCGGCATTGA
- a CDS encoding SAM-dependent methyltransferase translates to MPGILYLLPNTLGPVDAAQTDPLAQIIPSQVQRAISGLEYFIAENAKTTRAFLKLVSVSHPLTKPLQEIRISELNVNTEAAALPALLAPLLAGCDAGLISEAGVPAVADPGANLVRLAHERGIPVKPLVGPSSLLLAVMASGLNGQSFAFNGYLPTDADQRAKRIKALEDRSRQEKQTQLFIETPYRNAALLDALIANCHGSTLMCVATDLTLASESIKTQTAAKWKEELVAGKMPEFHKKPTVFLLLAN, encoded by the coding sequence ATGCCCGGCATTCTTTACCTTCTTCCCAATACTCTCGGCCCAGTCGACGCAGCACAAACAGATCCATTAGCGCAAATCATTCCATCACAGGTGCAGCGCGCGATCTCCGGGCTCGAGTACTTCATCGCGGAAAATGCGAAAACGACCAGGGCCTTTCTCAAGCTCGTTTCGGTTTCGCATCCATTGACGAAGCCTCTTCAGGAAATCCGGATCAGCGAACTCAATGTCAATACCGAAGCCGCAGCGCTGCCGGCTCTGCTGGCCCCACTCCTGGCGGGATGCGATGCGGGATTGATCTCGGAAGCTGGTGTGCCGGCCGTTGCAGACCCGGGCGCGAATCTGGTACGACTTGCGCATGAGCGAGGGATTCCCGTAAAACCGTTGGTTGGTCCGTCGTCCTTATTGCTTGCTGTGATGGCCAGCGGATTGAACGGGCAAAGTTTTGCCTTCAATGGCTACCTGCCAACAGACGCCGATCAACGTGCGAAGCGCATCAAGGCGCTCGAGGACAGATCACGGCAGGAGAAGCAGACTCAACTATTCATCGAAACACCGTATCGCAACGCTGCCCTGCTGGACGCACTTATCGCAAACTGCCATGGAAGCACGCTGATGTGCGTCGCCACCGATTTGACGCTGGCATCGGAATCGATCAAGACCCAGACAGCGGCAAAATGGAAAGAGGAACTGGTGGCCGGCAAGATGCCTGAATTTCACAAGAAGCCTACCGTGTTCTTATTGCTTGCAAACTAG
- a CDS encoding S49 family peptidase encodes MSDNSFEERGHESHGESTQTRTFTPPQNRKDGWEREVLEKLAFATLKEQRARRRWSNFFKFATLAVIVFGLWLAFDLGGADVEPVGPHTALIKIDGTIEAGTSGAADTVIPALNQAYSDDNAVGVILQINSPGGSPVQAGMINDEIMRLRKAYPRKPLFVVVDEICASGGYYIAAAGDKIFVNKASIVGSIGVLMEGFGFTGLMDKLGVERRLMTAGENKGFMDPFSPQSAQQKGFAQEMLNEIHQQFIDVVREGRGKRLKETPETFSGLFWSGSKAVEIGLADGFGTVDTVARDELKAEDIVDYTQHEGLSERLLKKFGGAVGTAVMASMSGMAKPALK; translated from the coding sequence ATGAGCGACAACAGTTTTGAAGAACGCGGGCACGAGTCTCACGGCGAATCGACGCAGACGCGAACCTTCACGCCGCCGCAAAACAGAAAGGATGGCTGGGAGCGGGAGGTGCTGGAAAAGCTCGCGTTTGCCACGCTGAAAGAGCAGCGTGCGCGCCGCCGCTGGAGCAACTTTTTCAAGTTTGCGACCTTGGCGGTGATTGTCTTCGGACTCTGGCTTGCATTCGACTTGGGTGGTGCCGATGTCGAACCGGTCGGGCCGCATACCGCACTGATCAAGATTGATGGCACCATCGAGGCAGGTACGTCTGGAGCTGCAGACACGGTCATTCCCGCGTTGAACCAGGCCTACTCGGATGACAATGCTGTCGGCGTGATCTTGCAAATCAACAGTCCGGGCGGCAGTCCGGTGCAAGCAGGCATGATCAACGACGAAATCATGCGTCTGCGCAAAGCCTATCCTCGCAAGCCGCTGTTTGTCGTGGTCGATGAAATCTGCGCGTCCGGCGGCTATTACATTGCCGCTGCGGGCGACAAGATTTTCGTCAACAAGGCCAGCATCGTCGGCTCCATCGGCGTATTGATGGAGGGATTCGGGTTCACTGGATTGATGGATAAATTGGGCGTGGAGCGTCGTTTGATGACTGCAGGCGAAAACAAGGGTTTCATGGATCCGTTTAGTCCGCAAAGCGCCCAGCAGAAAGGTTTTGCGCAAGAGATGTTGAACGAGATTCACCAGCAGTTCATCGACGTCGTGCGCGAAGGCCGAGGCAAACGATTGAAGGAAACGCCCGAGACGTTCTCGGGGTTGTTCTGGAGCGGTTCAAAGGCCGTCGAGATTGGCTTGGCAGACGGGTTTGGTACGGTCGATACAGTGGCGCGCGACGAATTGAAGGCAGAAGACATCGTTGACTACACTCAACATGAAGGCTTGTCGGAGAGATTGTTGAAGAAATTTGGTGGTGCCGTAGGCACTGCCGTTATGGCTTCGATGTCGGGGATGGCGAAACCAGCGTTGAAATGA
- a CDS encoding RluA family pseudouridine synthase, whose amino-acid sequence MKDLARFSGEPKQSTSPSSPSQVSPQVQLITISEEEAEQRIDNFLLRICKGVPKSHIYRVLRSGEVRVNKGRIDQTYRLKEGDVVRVPPVRVAEKTVQTVPGAEFKILLEDNHLLIIDKPAGVAVHGGSGVSYGVIEQLRAARPQAKFLELVHRLDRDTSGILMLAKKRSALTNLHEQIRDGQLDKRYFALVHGDWQNPRQHIKLPLFKYSTPDGERRVRVQSDGQPSHTIFNLIRKYDSFALLEAELKTGRTHQIRVHLASSGFPIVGDDKYGDFGLNRVLQKPDGTRVALKRMFLHAHEITFIHPESGKPVTLNAPLPSECEQFVKSLNKASA is encoded by the coding sequence ATGAAGGACTTAGCGAGATTTTCTGGGGAACCGAAGCAGAGCACATCGCCGTCCTCGCCATCGCAAGTCAGCCCCCAGGTTCAGCTCATTACCATTTCCGAAGAAGAAGCCGAGCAGCGCATCGATAATTTTCTCTTGCGCATTTGCAAAGGGGTGCCGAAGAGCCATATTTATCGTGTGCTACGGTCAGGCGAAGTGCGTGTCAACAAAGGCCGTATCGATCAGACATATCGCCTGAAAGAAGGGGATGTGGTGCGAGTGCCGCCGGTGCGGGTCGCCGAAAAGACTGTGCAGACGGTTCCTGGGGCTGAATTCAAAATCTTGCTTGAAGATAATCATCTTTTGATCATCGACAAACCCGCCGGTGTTGCCGTGCACGGCGGGTCAGGTGTCAGCTACGGGGTGATCGAGCAATTGCGCGCGGCCCGTCCGCAAGCAAAATTTCTCGAACTGGTGCATCGGCTGGACCGGGATACGTCCGGCATTCTCATGCTTGCCAAGAAAAGGTCGGCGTTGACGAACTTGCATGAACAGATTCGTGATGGCCAACTCGACAAGCGGTATTTTGCATTGGTGCATGGTGATTGGCAGAATCCGCGGCAGCATATCAAACTGCCGTTGTTCAAATACAGCACCCCGGATGGTGAACGCCGGGTGCGTGTTCAGTCGGATGGGCAACCATCCCATACCATATTCAATCTAATTCGCAAGTACGACTCGTTCGCCTTGCTGGAAGCGGAATTGAAGACTGGGCGTACGCATCAGATCCGGGTCCATCTAGCCTCTAGCGGATTTCCGATTGTTGGTGATGACAAATATGGTGATTTCGGCTTGAACCGTGTATTGCAGAAACCGGACGGCACGCGCGTTGCCTTGAAGCGAATGTTTCTGCATGCGCATGAGATCACGTTCATCCATCCCGAAAGTGGCAAACCTGTTACGCTCAATGCGCCTCTTCCGAGCGAATGCGAGCAGTTTGTAAAGAGTCTGAACAAGGCTTCCGCTTGA
- the rpmF gene encoding 50S ribosomal protein L32 produces MAVQQNKKSPSKRGMHRAHDFLSAPPLAVEPTTGETHLRHHISPNGYYRGRKVLKTKNDE; encoded by the coding sequence ATGGCCGTTCAGCAAAATAAAAAGTCCCCATCCAAGCGTGGCATGCATCGTGCGCACGATTTTCTGTCCGCTCCGCCGCTGGCAGTTGAGCCGACAACTGGCGAAACGCATCTGCGTCACCACATCAGCCCCAACGGCTATTATCGTGGTCGCAAAGTGTTGAAGACCAAGAACGACGAGTAA
- a CDS encoding Maf-like protein: MPASSIVPRLVLASGSAYRKELLSRLRIPFDVVAPDIDESPLAGESPDTTAVRLARQKAAAIAKQYPDALIIGSDQVATLDGEQIGKPGSHDMALKQLQQMRGKRVVFHTALCLWDARNANAAQAAQVENVQTFVTFRDLPDEQLDAYLRTEQPYDCAGSAKNEGLGIAILEKIESPDPTALTGLPLIALTTMLRRAGVSLFGLRYGTS, from the coding sequence ATGCCTGCCTCATCCATCGTGCCGCGCCTTGTCCTCGCGTCAGGCTCCGCATATCGAAAGGAATTGCTCTCACGCTTGCGCATCCCATTCGATGTCGTCGCACCCGATATCGACGAATCACCTCTGGCGGGCGAATCTCCGGACACAACGGCCGTACGCCTTGCTCGTCAGAAAGCCGCGGCTATCGCAAAGCAGTATCCGGATGCTCTGATCATTGGATCGGATCAAGTGGCAACGCTTGACGGTGAGCAAATCGGCAAGCCCGGATCTCATGACATGGCCTTGAAACAATTGCAGCAGATGCGCGGCAAGCGCGTTGTCTTCCATACTGCATTGTGTCTGTGGGATGCCCGCAACGCCAATGCAGCACAGGCAGCGCAAGTGGAGAATGTGCAGACCTTTGTCACCTTCCGCGACCTTCCTGACGAACAGCTGGATGCCTATCTTAGAACCGAGCAGCCATATGATTGCGCAGGCAGCGCAAAAAACGAGGGACTTGGAATAGCAATTCTCGAAAAAATCGAGAGTCCCGATCCGACGGCTCTCACCGGCCTGCCGCTGATCGCACTGACTACAATGCTGCGCCGGGCCGGAGTGTCTTTATTTGGGCTCCGATACGGCACTTCGTGA
- a CDS encoding YceD family protein gives MSAFVIDAFEFCRVKERREGRIAVCDLSRLAEESADKFGAIHWSLQGGSDNRGHSQLLLSVSGSVRLICQRCLTPFEFDVASDSVLVLARSDADADEIDAFLADDSVEVIVGSRTFNVAELIEDEALLTIPLSAKHDVCPDQLAPDVERGAEKVSPFAVLKSLKQ, from the coding sequence ATGAGTGCTTTTGTAATCGACGCTTTTGAGTTTTGCCGCGTCAAGGAGCGTCGTGAGGGTCGGATTGCAGTTTGCGATCTGTCAAGGCTGGCGGAAGAGTCCGCTGACAAGTTCGGCGCAATTCACTGGTCTCTGCAAGGTGGCAGCGATAATCGTGGTCATTCGCAGTTGCTGCTTTCTGTGTCGGGCTCGGTGCGTTTGATTTGCCAGCGCTGCCTGACGCCGTTTGAGTTTGATGTTGCATCCGATTCGGTGCTTGTACTGGCCCGGAGTGATGCTGATGCGGACGAGATCGATGCATTTTTGGCAGATGATTCGGTTGAAGTCATTGTTGGGAGTCGGACTTTCAATGTTGCTGAATTGATAGAGGATGAGGCGTTACTGACCATTCCCCTGTCAGCCAAGCACGATGTTTGCCCGGATCAGTTGGCGCCAGATGTTGAGCGGGGAGCGGAAAAGGTTTCGCCGTTTGCAGTGCTGAAAAGCCTCAAGCAATAG
- a CDS encoding Rieske (2Fe-2S) protein, translating into MSETAIQICVSEALEESGKGIRFPVTAGGEDGTGFAIRYSGAVYAYLNRCAHVPIELDWNEGEFFESSGLYLMCSTHGAIYVPDSGRCAGGPCRGGRLRPIVVFEKDNRVFWQPDEYVRPARA; encoded by the coding sequence ATGAGCGAGACCGCGATCCAGATTTGCGTATCCGAGGCTCTTGAAGAGAGCGGCAAAGGCATTCGATTTCCCGTAACCGCTGGGGGGGAGGATGGCACCGGATTCGCGATTCGATATAGCGGTGCCGTTTATGCATATCTCAATCGATGCGCCCACGTGCCGATCGAGCTGGATTGGAACGAAGGCGAATTTTTCGAATCCAGCGGGCTTTACCTCATGTGCTCCACGCACGGAGCGATCTACGTGCCGGACAGCGGACGCTGTGCCGGCGGCCCCTGTCGCGGGGGGCGTCTGCGGCCAATTGTTGTGTTCGAAAAAGACAATCGGGTATTCTGGCAGCCGGATGAATACGTCCGGCCTGCAAGGGCATGA
- a CDS encoding winged helix-turn-helix domain-containing protein encodes MAWHPGQAYGQDLRDRVLNASGSIAEVATRFRVSKSYVARARSRRHRLGDDTAGVQHNHVPLKLSGLEDVLAARVQAINDQTLEQLCQWLHAEHGVQVSVTTMWKTLARLGLSLKKRRSMPPSRSART; translated from the coding sequence ATGGCGTGGCATCCAGGACAAGCCTACGGGCAAGATTTACGGGATCGCGTGCTAAACGCGAGCGGTTCCATAGCCGAGGTGGCGACCCGCTTCAGGGTAAGCAAATCGTACGTGGCAAGGGCCCGTTCGCGGCGGCACCGACTCGGGGATGATACGGCGGGTGTCCAGCACAACCATGTGCCGTTGAAACTGAGCGGACTGGAAGACGTGCTGGCCGCGCGCGTACAAGCCATCAATGATCAAACGCTGGAACAGTTGTGCCAATGGCTGCATGCCGAGCATGGCGTTCAGGTGAGCGTGACTACCATGTGGAAGACGCTGGCCCGGCTTGGGCTGAGCCTTAAAAAAAGACGCTCCATGCCGCCGAGCAGGAGCGCCCGGACGTAG